One part of the Plasmodium yoelii strain 17X genome assembly, chromosome: 13 genome encodes these proteins:
- a CDS encoding 40S ribosomal protein S3, putative: MSPPISKKRKFINDGVFQAELNEFLARILAEDGYSGVEVRVTPIRTEVIIRATRTREVLGDKGRRIRELTSLVQKRFFNKSTNSVELFAERVENRGLCAMAQAESLRYKLLKGLAVRRACYGVLRHIMESGAKGCEVIVSGKLRAQRAKSMKFRDGYLISTGEPSKRFVNTATRSAQLKQGVLGIKVKIMLPTAIDTKTGLPSILPDNISVLEPKTDTVDAL; the protein is encoded by the exons ATGTCACCTCCT ATATCaaagaaaagaaaatttattaatgatgGTGTTTTTCAAGCTGAGCTAAATGAATTCTTAGCTCGAATTTTAGCAGAGGATGGATATTCAGGTGTTGAAGTCAGAGTTACACCAATAAG aacGGAGGTTATTATTAGAGCTACTCGTACTAGAGAAGTACTTGGTGATAAGGGACGTAGAATAAGAGAATTGACTTCATTAGTTCAAAAAAGATTCTTTAATAAATCAACAAATAGTGTTGAATTATTTGCAGAGAGAGTAGAAAACAGAGGATTATGTGCAATGGCACAAGCTGAATCATTAAGATATAAACTTCTAAAAGGTTTAGCTGTAAGAAGAGCATGTTATGGTGTTTTAAGACATATTATGGAATCAGGAGCAAAGGGATGTGAAGTTATTGTTTCTGGTAAATTAAGAGCACAAAGAGCTAAAAGTATGAAATTTAGAGATGGATATTTAATATCTACTGGTGAACCATCAAAAAGATTTGTAAATACTGCTACCAGATCAGCACAATTAAAACAAGGTGTATTAGGTATAAAGGTTAAAATTATGTTACCAACTGCAATTGATACCAAAACTGGATTACCATCGATATTGCCTGATAATATTTCTGTTTTAGAACCTAAAACCGATACAGTAGATGCATTATAA
- a CDS encoding protein phosphatase containing kelch-like domains, putative, whose amino-acid sequence MNNGSFKETNVCRKEKQKGDIPVPRFGHTATYLGNNKVAIFGGAIGDAGKYNITDDIYLYDLTQNKWKKLITENTPTARAAHAAACVDEQQLVIYGGATGGGSLSLDDLYILDLRREQKYSWMTVPTKGVSPGRRYGHVMVYSKPNLIVFGGNDGQHTLNDVWFMNVEMPPFEWIQVIISNTSKMPSPRVYHSADMCKEGPATGMIVIFGGRNSENKSLNDTWGLRQHRDGRWDWVEAPIKKGSPPEARYQHTCVFIGSKLFVLGGRNDNGCSIPLLTALYNTETIEWVTFPPIAKFRHTSWMYKYTIYTFGGFSHQTQQYPTNELECLECYSLLNSLNSLDADKKGPIKQSSLKQKSNINDTNKNKITEVKNINSYNLNGQDVITTQKQLQQSGSKNQYMKSKQLNDSKKNSPSSNSSSGNIQNSHYRNMFDSPSSSLFRLSNNNNVNKPLSNTIRLAAHAHAVQETGSDFALLVRKISIDKLEEEGRKINNGVLCTPINYISEFKNTVYDKVITTLLNPNITQFEIQYNHNSDSIFIIPWSNVSILCSMVIDIFKQEDMVLKLRAPIKIYGDIHGQYYDLMRLFQLYKSPVEEDLGEKLNAVGDIDSNDYLFLGDYVDRGSNSLEVICLLFALKCKYPKQVHLIRGNHEDMAINSLYGFQEECRRRLKEDVDDKSSCWAQINQVFEWIPIGALVEEKILCVHGGIGKSIHTISDISQLKRPLIVSQVPQNLNEQKVTDLLWSDPTDNDSVLGTIPNDIRDPDGTGHIVKYGPDRVHKFLEDNDLQLIIRAHECVMDGFERFAGGKLITLFSATNYCNSHKNAGALLFIRRDLTVIPKLIYPAKDEVRFFSTWDTKMTELRPPTPPRSQPKMRELNYGAP is encoded by the exons ATGAATAATGGATCATTTAAAGAAACGAATGTTTGtagaaaagaaaaacaaaaaggaGATATTCCAGTTCCGCGTTTTGGTCATACTGCAACATACTTAGGTAATAATAAAGTTGCAATATTTGGTGGGGCAATAGGTGACGCAgggaaatataatataacagatgatatatatttatatgatttaacccaaaataaatggaaaaaattaataacagAAAATACCCCAACAGCTCGAGCTGCTCATGCTGCTGCTTGTGTAGATGAACAACAATTAGTTATATATGGAGGTGCAACAGGTGGAGGGTCATTATCATTAGacgatttatatattttagatTTGAGAAGAGAACAGAAATATTCATGGATGACAGTTCCTACAAAAGGGGTATCTCCAGGTAGACGATATGGTCATGTAATGGTATATAGTAAACCTAATTTAATAGTTTTTGGAGGAAATGATGGACAACATACATTAAATGATGTATGGTTTATGAATGTAGAAATGCCACCTTTTGAATGGATTCAAGTTATAATATCAAATACTTCTAAAATGCCTTCACCAAGAGTTTATCATTCAGCTGATATGTGTAAAGAAGGTCCCGCTACCGGTATGATTGTAATATTTGGTGGTCGAAATTCtgaaaataaatcattaaatGATACTTGGGGTCTAAGACAACATAGAGATGGTAGATGGGATTGGGTTGAAGCTCCTATTAAAAAAGGATCCCCCCCAGAAGCTAGATATCAACATACTTGTGTATTTATAGGATctaaattatttgttttaggTGGTAGAAATGATAATGGTTGTTCTATACCATTATTGACTGCTCTTTACAATACAGAAACAATTGAATGGGTTACATTTCCCCCTATTGCTAAATTTCGACATACATCTTGGatgtataaatatactatatatacatttggTGGGTTTAGTCATCAAACACAGCAATATCCAACTAATGAATTAGAATGTTTAGAATGTTATAGtcttttaaattcattaaataGTTTAGATGCAGATAAAAAAGGTCCAATAAAACAATCatctttaaaacaaaaatcaaatataaatgatacaaataaaaataaaattacagaagtgaaaaatataaattcatataatttaaatggaCAAGATGTTATTACTACTCAGAAACAGTTACAACAAAGTGGATCAAAAAATCAATATATGAAATCAAAACAATTAAAtgatagtaaaaaaaatagcccAAGTTCAAATTCATCATCAggaaatatacaaaattcaCACTATAGAAATATGTTTGATTCTCCTAGTTCATCTTTATTTAGACTAtccaataataataatgtaaataaaCCATTATCGAATACAATTCGATTAGCTGCACATGCACATGCCGTTCAAGAAACTGGAAGTGATTTTGCATTACTTGTTCGAAAAATTTCTATTGATAAATTAGAAGAAGAAGgaagaaaaattaataatggtGTATTATGCACacctataaattatattagtgaatttaaaaatacagTTTATGATAAAGTTATTACAACTTTATTAAATCCAAATATTACTCAATTtgaaatacaatataatcataattcagattctatttttattattccatggTCAAATGTATCTATATTATGTTCTATGgttattgatatatttaagcAAGAAGATATggtattaaaattaagagCACCGATCAAAATATATGGTGATATACATGGTCAATATTATGATCTAATGAGATTGtttcaattatataaatcaCCTGTAGAAGAAGATTTAGgggaaaaattaaatgcagtTGGTGATATAGATtcaaatgattatttatttttaggtGATTATGTTGATAGGGGTTCTAATAGTTTAGAAGTTATTTGTTTACTTTTTGCACTCAAATGCAAATATCCTAAACAAGTACATCTAATTAGAGGAAATCATGAAGACATGGCTATAAATAGTTTGTATGGATTCCAAGAAGAATGTAGAAGAAGATTAAAAGAAGATGTTGATGATAAATCATCATGTTGGGCACAAATTAATCAAGTATTTGAATGGATACCTATCGGAGCTTTAgttgaagaaaaaatattatgtgtCCATGGAGGTATAGGAAAATCTATTCATACTATATCTGATATTTCTCAATTAAAACGACCTTTAATAGTTTCACAAGTTCctcaaaatttaaatgaaCAAAAAGTTACAGATCTTTTATGGTCTGATCCCACTGATAATGATTCTGTATTAGGAACGATACCTAATGATATAAGAGATCCTGACGGAACTGGTCATATTGTAAAATATGGGCCAGATAGAGTTCACAAATTTTTAGAAGATAATGATCTCCAATTAATTATAAGAGCTCATGAGTGCGTAATGGATGGATTTGAACGATTTGCGGGTGGAAAActaataactttattttcaGCAACAAATTATTGTAATTCTCACAAAAATGCAGgtgcattattatttattcgaAGAGATCTCACAGTTATACCAAAGTTAATATATCCTGCTAAGGATGAGGTCCGTTTCTTTAGTACATG GGACACAAAAATGACCGAATTGAGACCACCAACCCCACCAAGAAGTCAACCGAAAATGAGGGAATTAAATTATGGAGCTCCATAA